A genomic region of bacterium contains the following coding sequences:
- a CDS encoding YceD family protein: MLLHLEDILPEGIEIEVNLDPDDPALREFDIKGPVTGSFQIGKTGSQVLVKGSVSGEVSMACARCLSDIVYRVDEPVDLVLRSITDLENTAQEMELGPDDLNVEHFRGDALDIYHLIAEQISLALPMKPLCRADCGGLCPDCGAAGGECRCRPRIVDPRFTALQELKERMEKKKR; the protein is encoded by the coding sequence ATGCTGCTGCACCTTGAGGATATCCTCCCGGAGGGGATCGAGATCGAGGTCAACCTGGATCCTGATGATCCGGCGCTCCGGGAGTTTGATATCAAGGGTCCGGTTACCGGTTCCTTTCAAATAGGGAAAACAGGAAGCCAGGTCCTGGTCAAAGGTTCGGTCAGCGGGGAGGTGTCGATGGCGTGTGCCCGCTGCCTTTCCGATATCGTCTACAGGGTTGATGAACCGGTGGACCTCGTACTCAGGTCGATCACGGATCTCGAAAATACGGCTCAGGAGATGGAACTGGGGCCTGACGACCTGAACGTTGAACATTTCCGCGGGGATGCGCTGGACATATACCATCTCATCGCGGAACAGATTTCTCTGGCTTTACCCATGAAGCCCTTGTGCCGGGCGGATTGCGGTGGGCTCTGTCCTGATTGCGGCGCCGCCGGCGGTGAATGCCGGTGCCGGCCCCGGATAGTCGATCCGCGTTTTACGGCCCTGCAGGAGCTGAAGGAACGGATGGAGAAAAAAAAGAGGTAA